One Fictibacillus halophilus genomic window, TATATTTTGTTGTTATCTTCACTATTTCCACCTCTATTTTTGAGCATTAACATATAAGCCGACAACTTCAATTCTTAATTCTGGATATTGAAGCATTTCCCCTTCAACTTTTCCAGGATAGTATTCAATGTTAGGTCTATTGACTTTAACATTAATTACAGGTGTGTTTTGCTTCCAATCTATATTAAGCTTAGCTGCTTCGTAGGCAATATTAACACTGAAATGTGACGGAACCCACCCAATGTTAAATTCAAATTCTTTTGAACGGCTGTTACTTTCAGCTTGGATAGCAATCATATTATTTTTATTTTCGATCTTCATTAATTGATCACCTTGTTGGGCCGTTCTTGCAATCCCTTCCATATTATCTTGAAAGCCGTTCTGAGCAAACTCTTCAATTCTCTTGAATATTGATTTAAGGTCCATATCCTCCCAAGCTTTAGATTGGTCTATTGAAAGTTTACCTTTAATGGTTTCCATCAACAA contains:
- a CDS encoding DUF6470 family protein; the protein is MDFPSLKLESRFAKLGLNNLKGEQSIEQPPAEITIEQPHAELLMETIKGKLSIDQSKAWEDMDLKSIFKRIEEFAQNGFQDNMEGIARTAQQGDQLMKIENKNNMIAIQAESNSRSKEFEFNIGWVPSHFSVNIAYEAAKLNIDWKQNTPVINVKVNRPNIEYYPGKVEGEMLQYPELRIEVVGLYVNAQK